In Lactococcus paracarnosus, a genomic segment contains:
- a CDS encoding F0F1 ATP synthase subunit epsilon, whose translation MDYMTVQVITPNGVCYDHHAYFTLLSTVDGELGVLPNMIPTIASLKIDELKVRRIDDEKHVDWISINGGIAEVLNNQVTIIADSAERDRDIDVTRAERAKRRAENELQEAESKRDIDAARRAEVALHRALNRINVSGHK comes from the coding sequence ATGGATTATATGACAGTCCAAGTCATCACACCAAATGGTGTTTGTTATGATCACCATGCCTATTTTACGCTCCTATCGACAGTTGATGGTGAACTTGGGGTCCTACCAAATATGATCCCAACTATCGCCTCACTGAAGATTGATGAATTGAAAGTACGTCGTATTGACGATGAGAAACACGTTGACTGGATCTCTATCAATGGCGGGATTGCAGAAGTTCTTAATAATCAAGTTACGATTATTGCTGACTCTGCTGAACGTGATCGTGATATTGATGTAACACGTGCTGAACGTGCCAAACGTCGTGCTGAAAATGAATTACAAGAAGCCGAAAGTAAACGCGATATAGATGCTGCTAGACGAGCTGAAGTTGCGCTTCACCGTGCACTCAACCGAATTAATGTATCTGGTCATAAATAA
- the atpD gene encoding F0F1 ATP synthase subunit beta: MSSGKISQVIGPVVDVQFAGGENLPEINNALIVYKDNGDDTKTKIVLEVALELGDGVVRTIAMESTDGLKRGLEVLDTGRPISVPVGKETLGRVFNVIGDTIDLEAPFPEDAKRSPIHQKAPVFDELSTSNEILVTGIKVIDLLAPYLKGGKVGLFGGAGVGKTVLIQELIHNIAQEHGGISVFTGVGERTREGNDLYEEMKESGVIEKTAMVFGQMNEPPGARMRVALAGLTIAEHFRDVEGQDVLLFIDNIFRFTQAGSEVSALLGRMPSAVGYQPTLATEMGQLQERITSTKKGSVTSIQAIYVPADDYTDPAPATAFAHLDSTTNLERKLTQQGIYPAVDPLASSSRALSPEIVGKEHYEVATEVQRVLQRYRELQDIIAILGMDELSDDEKTLVGRARRIQFFLSQNFNVAEQFTGQPGSYVPVEDTVKGFKDILAGVYDELPEDAFRSVGPIEDVIAKAKKMGY, encoded by the coding sequence ATGAGCTCTGGTAAAATTTCACAGGTAATCGGACCAGTTGTAGACGTACAGTTTGCAGGTGGAGAAAATCTTCCTGAAATTAATAATGCCTTGATTGTCTATAAAGACAATGGAGATGATACTAAAACAAAAATCGTACTTGAAGTAGCACTTGAGCTTGGTGACGGCGTCGTCCGCACCATTGCCATGGAATCTACTGATGGCTTGAAACGTGGACTTGAAGTGCTCGATACAGGTCGTCCTATCAGTGTACCAGTCGGTAAAGAAACTTTAGGACGTGTATTCAACGTTATTGGTGATACCATTGACCTTGAAGCACCGTTCCCAGAAGATGCTAAACGTAGTCCAATTCACCAAAAAGCACCAGTATTTGATGAATTATCTACATCTAATGAAATCTTAGTAACTGGGATTAAAGTTATCGACTTACTCGCACCTTACTTAAAAGGTGGTAAAGTTGGTCTTTTCGGTGGTGCCGGAGTTGGTAAAACCGTTTTGATTCAAGAATTGATTCACAACATTGCCCAAGAACATGGTGGTATTTCTGTGTTTACAGGTGTTGGTGAACGGACTCGTGAAGGGAATGACCTTTATGAGGAAATGAAAGAATCTGGCGTTATTGAGAAAACAGCCATGGTCTTTGGTCAAATGAATGAGCCACCAGGCGCACGTATGCGTGTTGCCTTGGCTGGTTTGACAATTGCCGAACATTTCCGTGATGTTGAAGGACAAGATGTGTTACTCTTTATCGATAACATTTTCCGCTTCACGCAAGCCGGTTCTGAGGTTTCAGCCTTACTTGGTCGTATGCCATCAGCCGTTGGTTACCAACCAACACTTGCGACTGAAATGGGTCAATTACAAGAACGTATTACGTCAACTAAAAAAGGCTCTGTAACATCTATCCAAGCGATTTATGTACCAGCCGATGACTATACTGACCCTGCGCCAGCAACAGCCTTTGCCCATTTGGACTCAACGACTAACCTTGAGCGTAAATTAACGCAACAAGGGATTTATCCAGCCGTTGACCCATTAGCATCAAGCTCACGTGCCTTGTCACCTGAGATTGTTGGTAAAGAACACTATGAAGTGGCAACAGAAGTACAACGTGTCTTACAACGCTACCGTGAGTTGCAAGATATCATTGCCATTCTAGGTATGGATGAGTTGTCTGATGATGAGAAAACATTAGTTGGCCGCGCACGCCGTATCCAATTCTTCTTATCACAAAACTTTAACGTTGCTGAACAATTTACTGGTCAACCAGGTTCTTATGTACCAGTTGAAGATACAGTTAAAGGCTTCAAAGACATCTTAGCTGGTGTATATGATGAACTTCCTGAGGATGCTTTCCGTTCAGTTGGCCCAATCGAAGATGTTATTGCTAAAGCTAAGAAAATGGGTTACTAA
- a CDS encoding F0F1 ATP synthase subunit gamma: MPASLNEIKVRIASTRKTSQITGAMQMVSAAKLTRSEQNAKSFQIYAQKVRSITTDLIGSELSDGSTNPMLIKRPVKKTGYIVITSDKGLVGGYNSSILKSVMQMLKDDHENADEFVIIALGGMGADFFKARGINVSYELRGLSDQPSFDEVRKIVNKSVTLYQNELFDELYVCYNHHVNSLTSQVRVEKMLPISDLDENEATPHHQSFELEPDRETILDQLLPQYAESMIYGSIIDAKTAEHAAGMAAMQAATDNAKNVINDLTIQYNRARQAAITQEITEIVAGASALD; the protein is encoded by the coding sequence ATGCCAGCTTCGCTAAATGAAATAAAAGTAAGAATCGCTTCAACTAGAAAAACTAGCCAAATCACTGGTGCCATGCAAATGGTTTCTGCAGCTAAATTAACAAGATCTGAGCAAAATGCTAAGAGCTTTCAAATTTATGCTCAGAAAGTCAGATCAATTACGACTGATTTAATCGGGTCTGAATTATCTGATGGCTCAACTAATCCGATGTTGATTAAACGACCTGTTAAAAAAACAGGATATATCGTAATCACATCAGATAAAGGGCTTGTTGGTGGTTATAATTCATCTATTTTAAAATCTGTCATGCAGATGTTAAAAGATGATCATGAAAATGCTGATGAGTTTGTCATTATTGCTTTAGGTGGTATGGGTGCAGATTTCTTTAAAGCACGTGGGATTAATGTTTCCTACGAACTTCGAGGTCTTTCTGATCAACCTTCCTTTGATGAAGTGCGCAAGATTGTCAACAAGTCTGTCACACTTTACCAAAACGAACTTTTTGATGAATTATATGTGTGTTACAATCACCATGTCAATTCTTTGACAAGTCAAGTTCGTGTGGAAAAAATGTTACCGATTTCTGATTTAGATGAGAATGAAGCAACACCACATCACCAGTCATTTGAATTAGAACCTGATCGTGAAACCATTTTAGATCAATTACTGCCCCAATATGCGGAAAGTATGATTTATGGTAGTATCATTGATGCAAAAACTGCTGAACATGCCGCAGGTATGGCAGCAATGCAAGCAGCAACTGATAATGCGAAAAATGTCATTAACGATTTAACTATCCAATATAACCGGGCACGTCAAGCAGCAATTACGCAAGAAATTACGGAAATTGTTGCTGGTGCAAGTGCTTTGGACTAG
- the atpA gene encoding F0F1 ATP synthase subunit alpha translates to MAFNANEISSLIKQQIENFTPDFSVAETGIVTYVGDGIARAHGLENAMSGELLEFSNGSYGMAQNLESTDIGIIVLGEFGDIREGDTVKRTGKIMEVPVGEALIGRVVNPLGIPVDGLGEIKTDKTRPVESVAPGVMQRKSVAEPLQTGLKAIDALVPIGRGQRELIIGDRQTGKTTIAIDAILNQKGQDMICIYVAIGQKESTVRTQVETLRKYGALDYTIVVTASASQPSPLLFIAPYAGAAMGEEFMYNGKHVLVVYDDLSKQAVAYRELSLLLRRPPGREAYPGDVFYLHSRLLERAAKLSDDLGGGSMTALPFIETQAGDISAYIATNVISITDGQIFLENDLFYSGIRPAIDAGSSVSRVGGSAQIKAMKKVAGTLRLDLASFRELEAFTQFGSDLDAATQAKLNRGRRTVEVLKQPLHEPLAVQYQVLILYALTHGFLDTVPVDDILAFESQLFDFFDANHKDLLDTIVTTKDLPEEEKLDAAIQSFKASSTFK, encoded by the coding sequence TTGGCTTTTAACGCTAATGAAATCAGTTCACTGATTAAACAACAAATTGAAAATTTCACACCTGATTTTTCGGTCGCTGAGACCGGAATTGTAACATACGTTGGTGACGGGATAGCCCGTGCCCATGGTCTTGAAAATGCCATGAGTGGTGAACTACTTGAGTTTTCAAATGGGTCATATGGTATGGCACAAAACTTGGAGTCAACTGATATCGGGATTATCGTTCTCGGTGAGTTTGGCGACATCCGTGAAGGCGATACAGTAAAACGTACAGGTAAAATCATGGAAGTACCAGTTGGGGAAGCGCTTATCGGGCGTGTTGTTAACCCACTAGGTATTCCAGTTGATGGTCTTGGTGAAATCAAAACAGATAAAACACGTCCTGTTGAGTCTGTAGCACCGGGTGTTATGCAACGTAAAAGTGTTGCAGAACCCCTTCAAACAGGTTTGAAAGCGATTGATGCATTAGTACCAATCGGTCGTGGTCAACGTGAGTTAATCATTGGTGACCGTCAAACTGGTAAAACAACAATTGCAATCGATGCTATCTTGAACCAAAAAGGTCAAGATATGATCTGTATCTATGTGGCAATCGGACAAAAAGAATCAACTGTCCGTACACAAGTTGAAACACTCCGTAAATATGGTGCACTAGACTATACGATCGTTGTCACTGCATCTGCATCACAACCATCACCATTACTCTTTATCGCACCATATGCTGGTGCTGCTATGGGTGAAGAGTTCATGTACAATGGCAAACATGTTTTAGTTGTCTATGATGACTTATCAAAACAAGCCGTTGCTTACCGTGAACTTTCCCTCTTGCTTCGTCGTCCTCCAGGTCGTGAAGCCTACCCAGGTGATGTCTTCTACTTGCATTCACGTCTATTAGAACGTGCTGCAAAACTTTCTGATGATCTTGGTGGTGGTTCTATGACTGCATTACCATTTATCGAAACACAAGCAGGAGATATCTCAGCCTACATCGCAACAAACGTTATCTCGATTACAGATGGTCAAATTTTCTTGGAAAATGATCTTTTCTATTCAGGTATTCGTCCAGCGATTGATGCAGGATCTTCAGTATCCCGTGTAGGTGGTAGTGCGCAAATTAAAGCCATGAAAAAAGTAGCTGGGACACTTCGTCTTGACTTGGCATCATTCCGTGAACTAGAAGCCTTTACGCAATTTGGTTCAGATTTAGATGCCGCAACACAAGCTAAGTTGAACCGTGGTCGTAGAACAGTTGAAGTCCTTAAACAACCGTTACATGAACCACTTGCAGTTCAGTATCAAGTCTTGATTCTTTATGCGCTAACGCATGGTTTCCTTGATACCGTACCAGTTGATGATATTCTTGCCTTTGAATCTCAGTTATTTGACTTCTTTGATGCCAATCATAAAGACTTACTTGATACAATTGTGACAACTAAAGATCTTCCTGAGGAAGAAAAGTTGGACGCAGCCATTCAAAGTTTCAAAGCATCATCAACATTCAAATAA
- a CDS encoding F0F1 ATP synthase subunit delta: protein MSLIIAQKYSKALLEVAQEHQQLDEILAEVANFDQVIKATDLTNFLADVTYADEKKIAVIKSLQEVSSTLFKNFLTTLIANKRLSLLPLIIKEIRNQADSLFKVSDVSVTTAVALTTTQLGKLETMVKQKFDLNEVTIKNTIDKNILGGVVINARGKIIDASIKSQLNKIAKSII, encoded by the coding sequence ATGTCTCTCATAATTGCTCAAAAATATAGTAAAGCCTTACTTGAAGTTGCGCAAGAACATCAACAGTTAGATGAGATTTTAGCCGAAGTGGCAAACTTTGATCAAGTGATCAAAGCAACAGATCTCACAAACTTCTTAGCTGATGTGACTTATGCGGATGAAAAAAAGATTGCTGTTATCAAAAGTTTACAAGAGGTATCATCAACACTGTTTAAAAATTTCTTGACAACATTGATTGCAAATAAGCGTTTATCACTTTTGCCTTTAATTATTAAAGAAATTAGAAATCAAGCTGATAGTTTATTTAAAGTATCTGATGTTTCGGTTACAACAGCAGTTGCATTAACAACAACGCAACTCGGTAAACTGGAAACGATGGTCAAACAAAAATTTGATCTTAATGAAGTAACGATTAAAAACACGATTGATAAAAACATATTGGGTGGCGTTGTGATCAATGCCCGCGGTAAGATTATCGATGCAAGTATCAAATCGCAGTTAAATAAAATTGCGAAATCTATCATTTAA
- the atpF gene encoding F0F1 ATP synthase subunit B — protein sequence MSQFILLEAAPSSMFGNIIVVSGAFLILVILIKKFAWGMITSMFEERAKKINDDIDSAEAARKQAEAFAEKRETELAGSREEASKIIMTATDAAHVNKAKIVAEASEEARRVKQRANEEIEQSKKEAISGIKGNVADISVKIAEKLIGQSLDATSQTELIDSYLEKMGD from the coding sequence ATGAGTCAATTTATCTTATTAGAAGCTGCTCCTAGTTCAATGTTTGGTAATATCATCGTCGTTTCAGGCGCTTTCTTGATTTTGGTAATCTTAATCAAGAAATTTGCTTGGGGCATGATTACCTCAATGTTTGAAGAGCGTGCTAAAAAAATCAATGATGACATTGATAGTGCAGAAGCTGCGCGTAAACAAGCAGAAGCATTTGCTGAAAAACGTGAAACAGAATTAGCTGGATCACGCGAAGAAGCAAGTAAAATCATTATGACAGCTACTGATGCAGCACATGTTAACAAAGCTAAAATTGTTGCTGAAGCATCAGAAGAAGCCAGACGTGTCAAACAACGTGCCAACGAAGAAATCGAACAATCTAAAAAAGAAGCGATTTCTGGTATTAAAGGAAATGTCGCTGACATTTCAGTCAAAATTGCAGAAAAATTAATCGGTCAAAGCTTAGATGCGACATCGCAAACTGAGTTGATTGATAGTTATCTGGAAAAAATGGGGGATTAA
- the atpB gene encoding F0F1 ATP synthase subunit A — MEKSWSFNIGPVYFDGAVLVMTVLTCAIVFGLVIWASRKMTLRPKGKQNVLEWMIEFVNGVSKDNMGGTESRRYSLFVFVLFAFIFVSNNIGLMTKIETANSLNYWKSPTADVGVTLTLSLMVALVANLSGVKRYGFKGYLKHAFFSPAAMLPMKIMEEFVNFLSLALRLFGNIFAGEIVLSLVAQLGNSHIYYLPVAIALEVLWIAFSLFIGALQSYVFILLSTMYINEKIAEEE; from the coding sequence GTGGAAAAATCTTGGTCTTTTAATATTGGACCGGTTTACTTTGATGGCGCTGTCCTTGTTATGACTGTCCTGACTTGTGCGATTGTCTTTGGTCTTGTCATTTGGGCAAGTCGTAAGATGACTTTACGTCCGAAGGGTAAGCAGAACGTTTTGGAATGGATGATTGAGTTTGTCAACGGTGTCTCTAAAGATAATATGGGTGGGACTGAATCACGTCGTTATTCACTATTTGTCTTTGTCTTGTTTGCATTCATATTTGTCTCAAATAATATTGGTCTTATGACTAAAATTGAAACGGCAAATAGTCTAAATTACTGGAAATCGCCGACAGCAGACGTAGGTGTGACATTAACTTTGTCACTGATGGTTGCACTTGTTGCTAATCTATCAGGTGTCAAACGCTATGGCTTTAAAGGGTATCTTAAACATGCCTTCTTCTCGCCAGCAGCGATGTTACCTATGAAAATTATGGAAGAGTTTGTTAACTTTTTGAGTTTGGCTCTACGGTTATTCGGTAATATTTTTGCTGGAGAAATCGTACTTAGCCTTGTTGCACAGCTTGGTAATTCACATATTTATTACTTACCTGTTGCGATTGCTCTTGAAGTACTCTGGATTGCATTTTCACTATTTATCGGTGCACTCCAATCATACGTCTTCATTTTGCTTTCAACGATGTACATTAACGAAAAAATTGCGGAAGAAGAGTAG
- a CDS encoding F0F1 ATP synthase subunit C, protein MSLGIIALGLAALGATIGNGLIVGNILNAVARQPELENKLRTYMFLGIAFIEGLFFIVLAMTFVLK, encoded by the coding sequence ATGTCATTAGGAATCATCGCGTTAGGTCTCGCAGCACTGGGAGCTACAATCGGTAACGGGCTCATCGTAGGGAACATCTTGAACGCGGTTGCACGTCAACCAGAACTTGAAAACAAATTACGTACGTATATGTTTTTAGGTATTGCATTTATTGAAGGACTATTCTTTATTGTTCTTGCCATGACTTTCGTCCTGAAATAA
- a CDS encoding alpha/beta hydrolase codes for MAILKINYFSEILGIVRDVNVIYPETAKNPDQDVPLTDIPVLYLLHGMSGNQDTWLNRSGIDRLIRHTNLAIVMPSTDLAWYSNTTYGARYFDAIVEELPTVIHNFLPNLSTKREKNFIAGLSMGGYGAFKIALASNKFSYAVSLSGALSFENMSPESLGDLAYWQGIFGDVANFENSENSIQKLASDFDEKFGEHKPKLYAWCGHQDFLYEANNLAVADLKHKGFDITYETSDGKHEWYYWVKMMDQVLDFLPIKYNKEERLS; via the coding sequence ATGGCAATTTTAAAAATCAACTATTTTTCGGAGATTCTCGGTATTGTGCGAGATGTGAATGTCATCTATCCCGAGACAGCTAAGAATCCTGATCAAGATGTCCCTTTGACAGATATTCCAGTACTCTATCTGCTACATGGCATGTCTGGAAATCAGGATACCTGGCTGAACCGCTCAGGAATCGATCGCTTGATTCGACATACGAATCTGGCGATTGTCATGCCTTCAACGGATTTGGCCTGGTACAGTAATACGACTTATGGTGCAAGATATTTTGATGCCATTGTTGAGGAGCTACCAACTGTCATTCATAATTTTTTGCCAAACTTGTCTACGAAACGTGAGAAAAATTTTATAGCAGGCCTGTCTATGGGTGGATATGGTGCCTTTAAGATTGCCTTAGCCTCAAATAAGTTCTCTTATGCAGTAAGTTTATCAGGGGCCTTATCATTTGAAAACATGTCACCAGAAAGTTTGGGAGATTTAGCTTATTGGCAGGGTATATTTGGCGATGTAGCAAACTTTGAGAATTCAGAGAATTCAATTCAAAAACTAGCATCAGATTTTGATGAAAAATTTGGTGAGCATAAACCGAAACTTTATGCATGGTGTGGTCATCAAGATTTTCTTTATGAGGCTAACAACCTTGCTGTAGCTGATTTAAAGCATAAGGGATTTGATATCACTTACGAAACATCAGATGGTAAACATGAGTGGTATTACTGGGTTAAAATGATGGATCAAGTGCTTGATTTTCTACCCATAAAATACAATAAAGAAGAGCGTCTTTCATAA
- a CDS encoding ComEC/Rec2 family competence protein, whose translation MSICLTIQLKEVADFARDLPVTEMTPRLDTIQVKGDLVSFRGRSRGQTYQVYYQAKTEQEQQYFTKLDKSIRLTISASVEKAETNRNFNGFNYQKYLKTQNIYRVVTIDSISQIRETGKWDIRRVRRKATLFCQTMFPHPMASYITGLLFGQLGASFDEMRASYSNLGILHLFSLSGMQVSFFIHLFRKNLLRLGVRRDWVTHMQLPLSYIYAGLSGFSVSVVRALLQKMLTHLGVKSVDNFSLTLLILFVMMPKFLLTTGGALSVFFAFVISMLGGSLASLPSYQRKISTTLVLTGAILPILLLPFYSFQPFSILLTGVLGGLFAAVLLPGLFLLFLLALTTGIVIKEINYLFVYLEVMIRWIESLLPRPLILGRPSPLIFLGMLIMTGILIDSWRHRKIRYLLILSLFIMSMFTKFPLVESITVVDIGQGDSILLQDRFNQQTVLIDTGGKVDFIKRQKWQERQTTPNAASTLIPYLKSRGISQLDTVIITHTDADHVGDLMVLLSEIKVKKIMVSEGSMTNPKFVATLAQTKSDIQVAQVGDQLKLFDSYLEVIYPLTQGDGKNNDSLV comes from the coding sequence GTGAGTATCTGTCTTACAATTCAGCTTAAAGAGGTAGCTGACTTTGCCCGTGATTTACCGGTGACTGAGATGACACCACGTCTGGATACGATACAAGTTAAGGGAGACCTGGTCTCCTTTCGGGGGAGATCTCGGGGTCAAACCTATCAAGTCTACTATCAAGCGAAAACAGAACAAGAACAGCAGTATTTCACTAAATTAGATAAGTCGATTCGGCTGACGATTTCTGCCAGTGTTGAGAAAGCTGAAACAAATCGAAATTTTAATGGATTTAACTACCAAAAATATCTTAAAACGCAAAATATCTATCGTGTTGTCACGATTGATAGCATCAGTCAAATAAGAGAAACTGGCAAGTGGGATATTAGGAGGGTGCGACGTAAGGCAACGCTTTTTTGCCAGACTATGTTTCCACACCCTATGGCATCTTATATAACCGGCCTTCTGTTTGGTCAACTAGGTGCGTCATTTGATGAGATGAGGGCTAGCTATTCAAATTTGGGTATCCTGCATCTATTTTCCTTATCCGGTATGCAGGTGTCTTTTTTTATACATCTGTTTAGAAAAAATTTATTGCGTCTTGGCGTCAGACGAGATTGGGTGACACACATGCAACTCCCCCTCTCCTATATTTATGCGGGACTAAGCGGTTTCTCTGTTTCTGTTGTCAGAGCATTGTTACAAAAAATGTTAACGCATCTTGGTGTAAAGTCAGTCGATAATTTCAGTTTGACCTTATTAATCTTATTTGTGATGATGCCTAAATTCTTACTAACGACAGGTGGGGCACTATCTGTTTTCTTTGCATTTGTCATCTCCATGCTTGGTGGTAGTCTTGCGTCACTGCCTTCATATCAGCGTAAGATAAGCACTACGCTAGTCTTAACAGGTGCAATACTACCTATATTATTACTACCCTTTTATAGTTTTCAGCCGTTTTCCATTTTATTAACTGGTGTATTAGGGGGGCTTTTTGCTGCTGTATTATTGCCAGGTTTGTTCCTGCTATTTTTACTAGCGCTCACCACAGGCATCGTCATAAAAGAAATCAATTACTTATTTGTTTACTTAGAAGTGATGATTCGGTGGATAGAGAGTTTGCTGCCACGTCCACTCATATTAGGTCGGCCATCACCTCTCATCTTTTTGGGCATGCTGATCATGACGGGTATTTTGATAGATAGCTGGCGACATAGAAAAATCCGCTATCTACTGATCCTCAGTCTGTTTATCATGTCTATGTTTACTAAGTTCCCATTAGTTGAATCGATTACGGTAGTTGATATTGGTCAAGGAGATAGTATCTTACTACAAGACCGCTTTAATCAGCAAACGGTACTCATCGATACGGGTGGGAAAGTCGATTTTATCAAGCGGCAAAAATGGCAGGAGAGGCAGACAACTCCGAATGCAGCATCTACTTTAATCCCTTATTTAAAGAGCAGGGGAATTAGTCAGCTTGATACGGTAATCATCACCCATACGGATGCTGATCATGTAGGCGATTTGATGGTCTTACTTTCTGAAATTAAGGTCAAAAAAATCATGGTCAGTGAAGGCAGTATGACGAATCCGAAATTTGTAGCGACGTTGGCGCAAACGAAGTCTGATATTCAAGTGGCACAGGTTGGCGATCAACTAAAGCTATTCGACAGTTATTTAGAAGTGATTTACCCATTGACACAAGGAGATGGCAAAAACAATGATTCTCTTGTCTAA
- a CDS encoding helix-hairpin-helix domain-containing protein has product MKQDSRVNDLLLLAGGVTDQADTKSINLAQKLTDEMVVYVASIGEDSPVEIAGTKGDVGADSIETQSTDKININTADLAQLQRLSGVGMKKAQDIIDYREQNGKFNQPEDLGNVSGFGEKSLEKLKGSVAVD; this is encoded by the coding sequence TTGAAACAGGATAGTCGGGTTAACGATCTCTTATTATTAGCTGGGGGCGTAACGGATCAGGCAGATACCAAGTCGATTAATCTAGCTCAGAAACTGACGGATGAGATGGTCGTCTACGTGGCAAGTATTGGTGAAGATAGTCCAGTTGAGATAGCAGGAACTAAAGGTGATGTTGGTGCAGATAGCATAGAAACGCAGTCGACGGATAAAATCAATATTAATACGGCAGATTTAGCTCAGCTTCAAAGGCTAAGTGGCGTTGGCATGAAAAAGGCACAAGACATTATCGACTATCGGGAACAAAATGGCAAGTTTAATCAGCCAGAAGACTTAGGAAATGTGTCTGGATTCGGGGAGAAGTCGCTTGAAAAACTTAAAGGGAGTGTGGCAGTGGATTAA
- a CDS encoding ABC transporter permease, whose product MFKQVKLVAGQVYRTKIKTPGFWLIVLSPLLLPIIGFLIGFMMSKGESNKPTRLAIVDNSALVKTIKSERLLDVSLSEVTTADSAKKKLKDDKIDGYLVASDGQYELISSSDGAAKFDENKVRNALTQIEMTEKASKLNLKAEDLIALQTPAKLTMKTQSNKGEASGGDNKNMANYFISLGTGVAIFVLLSIYTSMMAQEVANEKSSRIMEILLAATSAKIQYYGKIIGVSLLVVTHLLIYVVLAGVASIVLKGNKVVENGLKLFSGVDISFLIITVLIFLLGIISYLVLTAIIASIVNDQSQVQQVVQPIVYLSMIGYVASFMSASMPSNIVLKVLAMVPFISPSLMPSRLAIEYASTTEAIIALVLQLVALVLVAKFGEKIYARNVLSYSDEKVFKQFIHNLKK is encoded by the coding sequence ATGTTTAAACAAGTTAAATTAGTTGCAGGACAAGTCTATCGTACAAAAATTAAAACACCAGGCTTTTGGTTGATTGTACTCTCTCCCTTATTACTGCCGATTATCGGTTTCTTGATTGGGTTTATGATGTCTAAAGGTGAAAGTAATAAGCCAACACGTCTGGCTATTGTAGATAATTCAGCCTTAGTAAAAACCATTAAATCTGAAAGGTTATTAGATGTTAGTTTATCAGAAGTGACCACTGCCGACAGTGCCAAGAAAAAACTAAAGGATGATAAAATAGACGGTTATTTAGTCGCATCAGATGGCCAATATGAGTTGATTAGTTCATCAGATGGGGCAGCAAAATTTGATGAAAACAAGGTTAGAAATGCCCTGACTCAGATTGAGATGACAGAAAAAGCAAGCAAACTGAATTTGAAGGCAGAAGACCTGATTGCCTTGCAAACTCCTGCTAAGTTAACGATGAAAACACAGAGTAACAAGGGAGAAGCGAGTGGTGGTGATAATAAAAACATGGCCAATTACTTTATCTCCCTAGGGACTGGTGTGGCAATCTTTGTTTTATTATCAATCTATACCAGTATGATGGCGCAAGAAGTTGCCAACGAAAAATCAAGTCGTATCATGGAGATATTACTGGCTGCAACAAGTGCTAAGATACAGTATTATGGTAAAATTATCGGAGTAAGTCTTTTAGTTGTGACGCATCTCTTAATCTACGTGGTGTTAGCAGGTGTTGCCTCCATTGTATTAAAGGGCAACAAGGTAGTTGAAAATGGCTTGAAGCTATTTAGTGGTGTAGATATAAGCTTCTTAATCATTACCGTCTTGATATTCTTGCTAGGCATTATCTCATATCTTGTACTCACTGCAATCATTGCCAGTATTGTCAATGATCAAAGTCAAGTCCAACAAGTTGTGCAACCCATTGTTTACTTATCGATGATTGGTTATGTGGCAAGTTTCATGTCTGCAAGCATGCCAAGTAACATCGTTTTAAAGGTGCTTGCCATGGTACCGTTTATCTCGCCAAGTTTGATGCCAAGTCGTTTAGCGATAGAATATGCGAGCACTACTGAGGCAATCATTGCTTTAGTCCTTCAATTAGTTGCCTTAGTCTTAGTTGCTAAGTTTGGCGAAAAAATCTATGCCAGAAATGTGTTAAGCTACTCAGATGAAAAAGTCTTTAAGCAATTTATTCATAATCTAAAAAAATAA